From Solanum lycopersicum chromosome 8, SLM_r2.1, the proteins below share one genomic window:
- the LOC101248806 gene encoding protein HOTHEAD → MEFNLIIATLLGIFLFHGFCTSEKAPNYSFMRQATTAPEISHYDYIIIGGGTAGCPLAATLSQNYDVLLLERGGSPYGNPNITYLSAFGSALSDLSPKSPSQRFISEDGVINARARVLGGGSCLNAGFYSRAGTKYVSSVGWDGQLVNESYVWVENKVAFQPPVRQWQSAVRDGLVESGVVPYNGFTYDHINGTKIGGTIFDAAGRRHTAADLLEYAKPSGITLLLHATVHKIIFQTRGLSRPKAHGVIFRDALGKKHTAYLRRGEMNEVIVSSGALGSPQMLMLSGVGPSEHLKAHNITVVLDQPNVGQNMMDNPMNAIFVPSPLPVEVSLIQVVGITRFGTYIEAASGENFSGYRSSRSDYGMFSPKIGQLSTVPPKQRTPEALEKAINSMNALDAAAFRGGFILEKIMGPISTGHLELRTRNPNDNPSVTFNYFKEPEDLQRCVDGLKIIENIIESKSFSQFRYDSISLPALLNLTASAPVNLLPKHDNISVSLEQFCKDTVMTIWHYHGGCQVGNVVDQDYKVIGIDNLRVIDGSTFNYSPGTNPQATVMMLGRYMGVRIVNERLAKEESN, encoded by the exons atggagtttaatttgattattgCTACTCTTCTTGGAATTTTCCTCTTTCATGGATTTTGTACTTCCGAAAAAG CTCCAAATTACTCATTTATGCGCCAAGCAACTACAGCACCGGAGATATCACATTACGATTACATAATCATCGGCGGCGGCACCGCTGGCTGCCCATTAGCCGCCACGCTCTCTCAGAACTACGACGTACTTCTACTAGAGCGCGGTGGTTCACCTTACGGAAATCCTAATATCACATATTTATCGGCATTCGGATCTGCACTTTCCGATCTCTCACCGAAATCGCCATCTCAGCGATTCATCTCCGAGGACGGTGTAATCAACGCGCGTGCACGCGTTTTGGGCGGCGGAAGTTGTTTAAACGCCGGATTTTACTCACGCGCCGGCACAAAGTATGTGAGCAGCGTTGGATGGGACGGACAACTCGTGAACGAATCGTATGTTTGGGTGGAAAATAAAGTGGCGTTTCAGCCGCCGGTGAGGCAGTGGCAGTCCGCCGTGCGCGACGGTCTTGTGGAGTCAGGGGTGGTGCCGTACAATGGATTTACGTACGATCATATTAATGGAACTAAAATTGGGGGCACGATTTTCGATGCCGCCGGCCGTCGGCACACGGCTGCCGATCTACTTGAGTATGCTAAACCTAGTGGAATTACACTACTTTTGCATGCTACCGTTCACAAAATCATATTCCAAACTAGAG GATTATCAAGACCAAAAGCTCATGGTGTAATATTTAGAGATGCATTAGGAAAAAAACACACAGCATATTTAAGAAGAGGAGAAATGAATGAAGTAATAGTATCATCTGGGGCACTTGGAAGCCCACAAATGTTAATGTTAAGTGGTGTAGGCCCATCAGAACACTTAAAGGCCCATAACATTACAGTTGTATTGGATCAGCCCAATGTTGGACAAAACATGATGGATAATCCAATGAATGCAATATTTGTGCCATCACCTTTACCTGTTGAAGTTTCTCTTATACAAGTTGTGGGTATTACAAGATTTGGAACTTATATTGAAGCTGCCTCCGGCGAGAATTTCTCCGGTTATCGTTCTAGTCGGAGTGATTATGGAATGTTCTCCCCGAAG ATTGGTCAGCTATCAACAGTGCCACCAAAGCAAAGAACACCAGAAGCCTTAGAAAAGGCTATAAATTCAATGAATGCACTAGATGCAGCAGCATTTAGAGGAGGAttcatattagaaaaaataatgggcCCAATATCCACTGGACATTTGGAGCTCCGAACCCGGAACCCGAATGACAACCCATCAGtaacatttaattatttcaaagagCCAGAAGATTTACAAAGATGTGTAGATGGACtcaaaattatagaaaatataattgaGTCAAAATCATTTTCACAATTCAGATATGACTCAATTTCATTGCCAGCATTACTTAATTTGACTGCAAGTGCTCCAGTCAATTTATTGCCTAAACATGACAATATTTCAGTCTCATTGGAACAATTCTGTAAAGATACTGTTATGACAATTTGGCATTATCATGGAGGGTGTCAAGTTGGCAATGTTGTTGATCAAGATTATAAGGTTATTGGTATTGATAATTTGAGGGTTATTGATGGttcaacttttaattattcTCCTGGTACTAATCCTCAAGCCACTGTCATGATGCTTGGAAG GTATATGGGAGTAAGGATAGTGAATGAGAGACTTGCTAAAGAGGAGTCAAATTAA
- the LOC101248506 gene encoding SPX domain-containing membrane protein At4g22990-like isoform X2, with translation MVAFGKKLKDRQIQEWQGYYINYKLMKKKVKQYDNQIKAGSLDRRHVLKDFSRMLDNQIERIVLFMLEQQGVLASRISELNKQQESLQEQPDISKIIELRESYRDVGRDLLKLLFFVEINAIGLRKILKKFDKRFGYRFTDYYVKTRANHPYSQLQQVFKHVGLGAVVGAISRNLADLQDRQGSYLSIYDQPSLPLQDSVVDSLQAAVDRLSHSTNFLNFLAQHALIMQEEFPTPVEEQVDDQRYHFMSLILNLANTFLYMVNTYIIVPTADDYSMSLGAAATVCGIVIGAMAIAQIFSSVYFSAWSNRSYFRPLVFSSIVLFVGNIMYALAYDLNSIPVLLIGRIFCGLGSARAVNRRYISDCVPLKIRMQASAGFVSASALGMACGPALAGLLQTNFKIYKLTFNQDTLPGWLMAFAWLVYLIWLWISFREPATETEVNTGPQEPANNENDVLESGITQPLLLKVEDNQQDDENDQEYDESEEAPEESRQPANSIAEAYRLLTPSVKVQLLIYFMLKYAMEILLSESSVVTTYYFSWSTGTVAIFLACLGLTVLPINVVVGSYISNMFEDRQILLASEIMVFLGILGSFHIVSPYTVPQYVCSGLIMFVAAEVLEGVNLSLLSRVMSSRLSRGTYNGGLLSTEAGTFARVIADVTITLAGYLGQSKLLNVTLLPSLLICVASIIATCYTYNSLY, from the exons ATGGTTGCTTTTGGAAAAAAGTTGAAGGACAGACAGATCCAAGAATGGCAAGG ATATTACATCAACTACAAATTAATGAAGAAAAAGGTTAAGCAGTACGATAACCAAATTAAAGCTGGATCACTCGATCGTCGACATGTTCTTAAGGATTTCTCACGGATGCTAGACAATCAG ATTGAAAGAATTGTTCTGTTTATGTTGGAACAACAAGGAGTGCTGGCAAGCAGGATATCTGAACTTAATAAACAGCAAGAGTCTCTTCAAGAACAGCCTGATATATCCAAAATAATTGAGTTGCGTGAATCTTATAGAGATGTGGGGCGTGATCTTCTGAAGCTTCTTTTTTTCGTTGAAATAAATGCCATTGGATTGCGGAAGATCCTCAAGAAATTTGACAAACGTTTTGGGTATCGGTTCACTGATTATTATGTCAAAACCCGGGCTAATCATCCTTATTCGCAACTTCAGCAAGTTTTCAAGCATGTG GGGCTAGGGGCAGTTGTTGGAGCAATATCTCGTAATCTTGCTGACCTTCAGGACCGTCAAGGAAGCTACTTGTCAATTTATGACCAGCCTTCTCTTCCGCTCCAG GATTCTGTTGTTGATTCATTGCAAGCAGCTGTTGATAGATTAAGTCATTCAACAAACTTCCTTAACTTTTTGGCCCAACATGCACTTATCATGCAAGAAGAGTTTCCAACTCCTGTTGAAGAACAAGTTGATGATCAGAGATACCATTTTATGTCACTTATCTTAAACTTGGCAAATACCTTCCTTTATATGGTCAATACATATATCATTGTTCCAACAGCAGATGATTATTCTATGAGCCTTGGTGCTGCTGCAACAGTTTGTGGGATTGTGATCGGTGCCATGGCTATTGCACAGATCTTTTCCTCTGTGTATTTCAGTGCTTGGTCAAACAGGTCTTATTTCAGACCTCTGGTATTTAGCAGTATAGTTCTCTTTGTGGGGAATATCATGTATGCACTGGCTTATGATCTCAATTCAATACCAGTTCTCCTTATTGGTCGAATATTTTGTGG GTTGGGTTCTGCCAGAGCAGTGAACCGACGTTACATCAGTGACTGTGTGCCCCTTAAAATCCGGATGCAGGCTTCAGCTGGATTTGTCAGTGCTAGCGCTCTTGGGATGGCATGTGGCCCTGCACTTGCTGGGTTACTCCAAACTAATTTTAAGATTTACAAGTTGACATTCAATCAAGATACTTTGCCTGGTTGGCTCATGGCTTTTGCATGGTTAGTCTATTTGATATGGTTGTGGATCTCATTCAGAGAACCTGCTACTGAAACTGAAGTGAACACTGGTCCTCAAGAACCTGCTAATAATG AAAATGATGTCCTTGAAAGTGGCATTACACAACCATTGCTCTTAAAAGTGGAGGACAATCAACAAGATGATGAGAATGACCAAGAATATGATGAGAGTGAAGAAGCTCCTGAGGAATCTCGTCAGCCAGCCAACTCTATAGCTGAAGCATACAGATTACTTACACCTTCGGTGAAG GTTCAATTATTAATCTACTTCATGCTGAAATATGCTATGGAGATTTTACTTTCAGAATCCAGTGTTGTTACGACATATTACTTTAGCTGGTCAACGGGCACTGTGGCAATTTTTCTTGCATGTCTTGGCCTCACGGTTCTTCCAATAAATGTTGTTGTTGGGAGCTACATAAGTAATATGTTTGAGGACAG GCAAATTTTGTTGGCATCTGAAATTATGGTATTTCTTGGTATACTTGGGAGCTTTCATATTGTAAGCCCATACACTGTGCCACAATATGTCTGCTCCGGGCTTATAATGTTTGTAGCTGCTGAAGTGTTAGAAG GTGTCAATCTATCGCTCCTCTCTCGAGTCATGTCATCCAGACTCTCTCGTGGAACCTACAATGGAGGTCTCTTGTCTACCGAAGCTGGCACATTTGCTCGGGTGATTGCAGATGTAACCATAACCCTTGCTGGGTATTTGGGACAGAGTAAGCTCTTGAACGTCACACTCCTCCCTTCACTTTTGATTTGTGTAGCCTCTATTATCGCGACCTGTTACACATACAATTCTCTTTACTGA
- the LOC101248506 gene encoding SPX domain-containing membrane protein At4g22990-like isoform X1, whose translation MVAFGKKLKDRQIQEWQGYYINYKLMKKKVKQYDNQIKAGSLDRRHVLKDFSRMLDNQIERIVLFMLEQQGVLASRISELNKQQESLQEQPDISKIIELRESYRDVGRDLLKLLFFVEINAIGLRKILKKFDKRFGYRFTDYYVKTRANHPYSQLQQVFKHVGLGAVVGAISRNLADLQDRQGSYLSIYDQPSLPLQDSVVDSLQAAVDRLSHSTNFLNFLAQHALIMQEEFPTPVEEQVDDQRYHFMSLILNLANTFLYMVNTYIIVPTADDYSMSLGAAATVCGIVIGAMAIAQIFSSVYFSAWSNRSYFRPLVFSSIVLFVGNIMYALAYDLNSIPVLLIGRIFCGLGSARAVNRRYISDCVPLKIRMQASAGFVSASALGMACGPALAGLLQTNFKIYKLTFNQDTLPGWLMAFAWLVYLIWLWISFREPATETEVNTGPQEPANNVENDVLESGITQPLLLKVEDNQQDDENDQEYDESEEAPEESRQPANSIAEAYRLLTPSVKVQLLIYFMLKYAMEILLSESSVVTTYYFSWSTGTVAIFLACLGLTVLPINVVVGSYISNMFEDRQILLASEIMVFLGILGSFHIVSPYTVPQYVCSGLIMFVAAEVLEGVNLSLLSRVMSSRLSRGTYNGGLLSTEAGTFARVIADVTITLAGYLGQSKLLNVTLLPSLLICVASIIATCYTYNSLY comes from the exons ATGGTTGCTTTTGGAAAAAAGTTGAAGGACAGACAGATCCAAGAATGGCAAGG ATATTACATCAACTACAAATTAATGAAGAAAAAGGTTAAGCAGTACGATAACCAAATTAAAGCTGGATCACTCGATCGTCGACATGTTCTTAAGGATTTCTCACGGATGCTAGACAATCAG ATTGAAAGAATTGTTCTGTTTATGTTGGAACAACAAGGAGTGCTGGCAAGCAGGATATCTGAACTTAATAAACAGCAAGAGTCTCTTCAAGAACAGCCTGATATATCCAAAATAATTGAGTTGCGTGAATCTTATAGAGATGTGGGGCGTGATCTTCTGAAGCTTCTTTTTTTCGTTGAAATAAATGCCATTGGATTGCGGAAGATCCTCAAGAAATTTGACAAACGTTTTGGGTATCGGTTCACTGATTATTATGTCAAAACCCGGGCTAATCATCCTTATTCGCAACTTCAGCAAGTTTTCAAGCATGTG GGGCTAGGGGCAGTTGTTGGAGCAATATCTCGTAATCTTGCTGACCTTCAGGACCGTCAAGGAAGCTACTTGTCAATTTATGACCAGCCTTCTCTTCCGCTCCAG GATTCTGTTGTTGATTCATTGCAAGCAGCTGTTGATAGATTAAGTCATTCAACAAACTTCCTTAACTTTTTGGCCCAACATGCACTTATCATGCAAGAAGAGTTTCCAACTCCTGTTGAAGAACAAGTTGATGATCAGAGATACCATTTTATGTCACTTATCTTAAACTTGGCAAATACCTTCCTTTATATGGTCAATACATATATCATTGTTCCAACAGCAGATGATTATTCTATGAGCCTTGGTGCTGCTGCAACAGTTTGTGGGATTGTGATCGGTGCCATGGCTATTGCACAGATCTTTTCCTCTGTGTATTTCAGTGCTTGGTCAAACAGGTCTTATTTCAGACCTCTGGTATTTAGCAGTATAGTTCTCTTTGTGGGGAATATCATGTATGCACTGGCTTATGATCTCAATTCAATACCAGTTCTCCTTATTGGTCGAATATTTTGTGG GTTGGGTTCTGCCAGAGCAGTGAACCGACGTTACATCAGTGACTGTGTGCCCCTTAAAATCCGGATGCAGGCTTCAGCTGGATTTGTCAGTGCTAGCGCTCTTGGGATGGCATGTGGCCCTGCACTTGCTGGGTTACTCCAAACTAATTTTAAGATTTACAAGTTGACATTCAATCAAGATACTTTGCCTGGTTGGCTCATGGCTTTTGCATGGTTAGTCTATTTGATATGGTTGTGGATCTCATTCAGAGAACCTGCTACTGAAACTGAAGTGAACACTGGTCCTCAAGAACCTGCTAATAATG TAGAAAATGATGTCCTTGAAAGTGGCATTACACAACCATTGCTCTTAAAAGTGGAGGACAATCAACAAGATGATGAGAATGACCAAGAATATGATGAGAGTGAAGAAGCTCCTGAGGAATCTCGTCAGCCAGCCAACTCTATAGCTGAAGCATACAGATTACTTACACCTTCGGTGAAG GTTCAATTATTAATCTACTTCATGCTGAAATATGCTATGGAGATTTTACTTTCAGAATCCAGTGTTGTTACGACATATTACTTTAGCTGGTCAACGGGCACTGTGGCAATTTTTCTTGCATGTCTTGGCCTCACGGTTCTTCCAATAAATGTTGTTGTTGGGAGCTACATAAGTAATATGTTTGAGGACAG GCAAATTTTGTTGGCATCTGAAATTATGGTATTTCTTGGTATACTTGGGAGCTTTCATATTGTAAGCCCATACACTGTGCCACAATATGTCTGCTCCGGGCTTATAATGTTTGTAGCTGCTGAAGTGTTAGAAG GTGTCAATCTATCGCTCCTCTCTCGAGTCATGTCATCCAGACTCTCTCGTGGAACCTACAATGGAGGTCTCTTGTCTACCGAAGCTGGCACATTTGCTCGGGTGATTGCAGATGTAACCATAACCCTTGCTGGGTATTTGGGACAGAGTAAGCTCTTGAACGTCACACTCCTCCCTTCACTTTTGATTTGTGTAGCCTCTATTATCGCGACCTGTTACACATACAATTCTCTTTACTGA